One window of the Dehalococcoidia bacterium genome contains the following:
- a CDS encoding molybdopterin-dependent oxidoreductase has protein sequence MKQEPDTLNNGESPTSGSKDINRKTKQKKEKSGRLLLSRRTFLGVSAAATAALTAGFAIKRPEAQFLSPSDSIYETFTEEWIPTSCLNCPTRCATIVKVQEGEDIRAVKINGNPLSKVSDGKTCPRCKIGLQILYDHNRVKTPLKRTNAQKGKGIDPVWEAITWGEALNEISSKLKSLRSSGAPHKLILFDGLNSNSNEDLIRRFAEAFGTPNVITGDALDDEASKAGEWMADGHYTLSAYDLENTNYILSFGASIIESQKPLARNLRMWGKMRREKAMRTKIVVVDPRYSVTAAKADTWIPIKPGTDAALAMAIANVIISEGLYDSNFVSNWTSGFEEYKNLALSQYSPESVASITGIDADVIRQIAREFAGSKPAIAWRGRGATCWPNGSYTSYAIFCLNALVGSIDVPGGVIYQEYPSYTDMPAIIKDSIAETGNSQDTIDLRGKQNFIAAKMVTNQVADSILGDNPYAVEMAIGFNSNFNMFAPGTGRWNQAMAKLPFYVHIAPSLTEMSEFADIVLPACTLLEDWAYEHCPPGSGFTEVKIKQPVIEKMEESVALGDIIFNLAGQVGDSVAESFVNIGDNAEGFVRYRTENLISWNEFRNKGVWVGPDYEFNKYDAIFATPSKKFEFYSGNLKALLESSGSSTIDNIACLPHYTEPEFEGNAGSYPLNLVTYQPVLSIENGSQNYPWAQELYLVMHGYGWKNFVEINKEAADELKIKDGDEVWVESPVDKIKTKARVFHGIHPEVVAIARGQGHYYDGEWSNEIGVNPNDITSVHYDNISGQSAFFNTRVKVYKA, from the coding sequence ATGAAACAGGAACCAGATACACTGAATAACGGTGAATCACCGACCTCCGGGTCAAAAGATATTAATAGAAAAACAAAACAAAAGAAGGAAAAGTCCGGGCGCTTACTATTAAGCAGAAGGACTTTTCTTGGCGTTTCGGCCGCTGCGACCGCTGCCCTGACAGCCGGTTTCGCCATCAAACGCCCCGAAGCGCAGTTCTTGTCCCCTTCAGACAGCATCTACGAAACTTTCACCGAAGAGTGGATTCCCACTTCATGCCTGAACTGCCCTACCCGTTGCGCGACCATAGTGAAAGTGCAGGAGGGCGAGGATATCAGGGCCGTTAAAATCAACGGCAATCCCCTATCAAAAGTATCGGATGGAAAGACATGCCCGCGCTGTAAAATCGGACTGCAAATATTATATGACCACAATCGCGTCAAAACCCCCTTAAAGCGAACCAATGCACAGAAAGGCAAGGGGATCGACCCGGTCTGGGAGGCAATTACCTGGGGCGAGGCCTTGAACGAGATTTCTTCTAAGCTGAAATCTCTAAGGTCTTCCGGAGCACCTCATAAACTAATATTGTTCGACGGACTAAACAGCAACAGCAATGAAGATTTAATCCGTAGATTTGCCGAAGCGTTCGGCACACCGAATGTCATAACAGGCGACGCACTTGATGACGAAGCGTCAAAGGCCGGCGAATGGATGGCCGACGGCCACTATACGCTCAGCGCATACGATCTTGAGAACACGAATTATATCCTCTCTTTCGGCGCAAGTATCATAGAATCCCAGAAGCCGCTTGCGCGCAACCTACGTATGTGGGGCAAGATGAGGCGCGAGAAGGCTATGCGCACAAAGATCGTGGTTGTAGACCCTCGGTATTCGGTCACTGCGGCCAAGGCCGATACATGGATACCGATAAAGCCAGGCACGGACGCTGCCCTGGCGATGGCCATAGCAAATGTCATTATCAGTGAAGGCTTATACGATTCGAATTTCGTGAGCAACTGGACAAGCGGTTTTGAGGAATACAAGAATCTGGCCCTCAGCCAGTATAGTCCTGAGTCGGTTGCATCCATTACCGGCATTGATGCCGATGTCATCCGTCAGATAGCAAGAGAGTTCGCCGGGTCCAAACCCGCAATCGCGTGGCGCGGAAGGGGAGCCACCTGCTGGCCCAACGGCTCCTACACAAGCTACGCTATATTCTGTCTGAACGCCCTGGTCGGCAGCATCGACGTACCCGGCGGAGTTATATATCAGGAGTATCCTTCATATACGGATATGCCCGCGATTATTAAGGATTCGATAGCGGAGACCGGGAATTCTCAAGATACTATTGATCTCAGGGGCAAACAGAACTTCATTGCCGCCAAGATGGTAACGAACCAAGTAGCGGATTCGATATTAGGCGATAATCCTTATGCCGTCGAAATGGCTATAGGCTTCAACAGCAACTTCAATATGTTCGCACCCGGCACCGGACGCTGGAACCAAGCGATGGCAAAGTTGCCTTTCTATGTCCATATTGCACCTTCTCTAACTGAGATGTCGGAATTCGCCGATATCGTGCTGCCGGCGTGCACGCTGCTGGAGGATTGGGCTTACGAGCACTGCCCGCCCGGCTCCGGCTTCACCGAGGTTAAGATAAAGCAACCCGTGATAGAAAAAATGGAAGAGTCCGTGGCTCTTGGCGATATCATTTTCAACCTGGCCGGACAGGTTGGCGATAGCGTAGCCGAATCATTTGTGAATATAGGCGACAACGCGGAAGGATTCGTTAGATACCGCACGGAGAACTTAATATCATGGAACGAGTTCCGCAATAAAGGCGTCTGGGTTGGACCCGATTACGAGTTTAATAAATACGATGCGATTTTCGCAACTCCGTCCAAGAAATTCGAGTTCTATTCGGGCAACCTGAAGGCACTGCTTGAATCATCGGGGTCAAGCACTATCGACAACATAGCCTGCCTGCCTCACTACACCGAACCGGAATTCGAGGGTAATGCAGGTTCGTATCCTCTTAACCTGGTAACATACCAGCCCGTTTTAAGTATTGAAAATGGTAGTCAGAACTATCCATGGGCTCAGGAGTTGTACCTGGTAATGCACGGCTACGGCTGGAAGAATTTTGTGGAGATCAATAAAGAGGCCGCCGACGAACTTAAGATCAAAGACGGCGATGAAGTGTGGGTGGAATCGCCGGTGGATAAGATCAAGACCAAGGCCCGGGTGTTCCACGGAATACATCCCGAAGTGGTAGCAATAGCCCGGGGGCAGGGTCACTACTATGATGGTGAGTGGTCCAATGAAATAGGCGTTAATCCAAATGACATCACCAGTGTCCATTACGATAATATAAGCGGACAATCAGCTTTCTTTAATACAAGAGTGAAAGTATATAAGGCGTGA
- the moaC gene encoding cyclic pyranopterin monophosphate synthase MoaC: MTEQTRMIDVSDKPVTNRAALAKGRVVMQPATLDMLRNDKLPKGGALTVAQVAGITAAKSTSQLIPMCHPLLLDEVKIEFEFGDGWVDITAQVKCAGKTGAEMEAMTAVSVAALTIYDMCKAVEKGIRIENIRLLKKSGGKSGEVVLE, from the coding sequence ATGACAGAACAAACCAGAATGATAGATGTAAGCGATAAACCTGTCACGAATAGGGCCGCCTTAGCCAAGGGACGCGTTGTTATGCAGCCCGCTACGCTCGACATGCTCAGAAACGATAAGCTGCCCAAGGGTGGAGCGCTTACGGTAGCTCAAGTGGCGGGGATTACGGCAGCTAAGAGCACGTCCCAGTTGATTCCCATGTGCCATCCTTTGCTGCTCGATGAAGTCAAGATCGAATTCGAATTCGGCGACGGATGGGTCGATATTACCGCACAGGTGAAGTGTGCCGGTAAGACAGGAGCGGAAATGGAAGCGATGACCGCCGTTTCCGTGGCCGCGCTGACCATCTATGATATGTGCAAAGCGGTCGAGAAAGGCATTCGGATAGAGAATATACGACTGTTGAAGAAGAGCGGAGGCAAAAGCGGGGAAGTTGTACTCGAATAA
- the moaA gene encoding GTP 3',8-cyclase MoaA, with amino-acid sequence MVEVSDSFHRHIDYLRISVTDRCNLRCVYCMPAEGVQSLPHSDVLRYEELAAVARAAAAIGINKLRLTGGEPLVRLGLTDLVKMLSQIEGIDDIALTTNGILLKQYASELKEAGLKRVNISLDSLNKERYHSITRTGRLADAIEGIEFAKEIGLDPVKINMVVIRDINDDEVADFASLSIEKGWHVRFIEPMPFVDNKTFSFVPISEIIERLKVFGELKPHSTSNGNGPARYFKFPGAKGTIGFISPMSECFCSSCNRLRLTVDGMLRPCLMSDRELDLKSVLRNGGTFDDIKQCLLRAIEAKPERYTLVKGQYQKGRAMCQLGG; translated from the coding sequence ATGGTAGAAGTATCCGACAGTTTTCATAGACATATAGACTATCTCAGGATATCGGTCACCGACCGGTGCAATCTGAGATGCGTATACTGCATGCCTGCCGAGGGTGTGCAGAGCCTGCCGCACAGCGATGTTCTCCGTTACGAAGAGCTTGCGGCCGTGGCGCGGGCAGCGGCTGCGATAGGGATCAACAAACTCCGGCTGACCGGCGGTGAACCCCTGGTAAGGCTGGGATTGACCGATCTTGTCAAGATGCTCTCTCAGATCGAAGGAATAGATGATATAGCTTTAACAACGAACGGGATTCTCTTAAAACAATACGCATCCGAGTTGAAGGAAGCAGGTTTGAAACGGGTAAACATCAGCCTCGATTCGCTGAATAAAGAGCGCTACCACAGCATTACTCGTACAGGACGGCTAGCCGATGCCATTGAGGGAATTGAGTTCGCAAAAGAAATAGGACTAGACCCTGTAAAGATCAACATGGTGGTCATCAGGGATATCAACGATGACGAGGTTGCCGATTTCGCAAGTCTTTCCATCGAGAAAGGCTGGCATGTCCGCTTTATAGAACCTATGCCATTCGTTGACAACAAGACATTCTCCTTCGTCCCCATTAGCGAAATTATCGAGCGTTTGAAAGTATTTGGCGAGTTGAAACCACATTCTACAAGCAACGGCAACGGACCCGCCAGGTATTTCAAGTTCCCGGGAGCAAAGGGAACAATAGGATTCATAAGTCCGATGAGTGAATGTTTCTGTTCCTCATGTAATCGATTGAGGCTGACGGTGGACGGAATGCTGCGTCCATGCCTCATGAGCGATCGTGAACTGGACTTAAAATCGGTACTGCGTAACGGCGGGACATTTGACGATATCAAACAATGCCTGTTACGCGCTATTGAGGCTAAGCCGGAACGCTACACGTTAGTTAAGGGGCAATATCAAAAGGGAAGGGCTATGTGCCAACTGGGAGGGTAG
- a CDS encoding XTP/dITP diphosphatase has translation MSKPKLLLATNNQAKVREYARLLKGIPYRIVSLKDIDISEQVEETGASFEENAVLKAERYAQLSGLITMADDSGLEVDALNGEPGVRSARYAGEDASDAERIDFLLNKLAGIPWDKRNAQFRCVIAIARPDGKVQTCQGQCRGVLTFAPLGDKGFGYDPIFYLPELHRTMAELPMSRKNAVSHRGKAADEARKILSDLYSI, from the coding sequence TTGAGCAAGCCCAAACTTCTTCTAGCCACCAATAATCAAGCCAAGGTCCGCGAGTATGCCAGGCTTCTCAAAGGCATACCCTACCGCATTGTATCGCTTAAAGATATCGATATCAGCGAACAGGTAGAGGAAACCGGAGCGTCTTTCGAAGAAAATGCCGTACTTAAAGCAGAACGGTATGCCCAGTTAAGCGGTCTGATTACCATGGCCGACGATTCCGGGCTTGAGGTCGATGCGCTGAACGGCGAACCGGGCGTGCGCTCGGCGCGATACGCCGGAGAAGACGCCTCGGACGCGGAACGCATCGACTTCCTGCTGAACAAGCTGGCCGGCATTCCTTGGGATAAGCGCAACGCTCAGTTCAGATGCGTCATCGCTATAGCTCGACCCGACGGCAAAGTGCAAACCTGCCAGGGGCAATGTCGCGGCGTACTAACCTTTGCGCCTCTGGGTGATAAAGGCTTCGGATACGACCCCATATTCTACCTGCCTGAACTGCACAGGACCATGGCTGAGCTCCCGATGAGCCGGAAGAACGCCGTAAGCCACAGGGGGAAAGCCGCCGATGAAGCGCGTAAAATCTTAAGCGACCTTTATAGTATATAA
- the cobO gene encoding cob(I)yrinic acid a,c-diamide adenosyltransferase, whose protein sequence is MSDTFFTQGLIQVYTGNGKGKTTAALGLAVRALGHGAKVHIIFFMKGPFPYGEREILSKLPDLSFEVFGFDRLTDPDNVTEDEKEQARLALSASASAIQSGNYDLVILDEINVASAWKLIDVQDVVDIISAKPPSVEVVLTGRYADKMITDAANLVTNMDEVKHPYRQGIKARKGIEY, encoded by the coding sequence ATGAGCGATACATTTTTTACGCAAGGACTGATACAGGTCTACACCGGCAACGGCAAAGGCAAAACTACAGCCGCGCTGGGACTGGCCGTGAGGGCCCTTGGACATGGCGCGAAGGTCCACATTATCTTCTTTATGAAGGGACCATTCCCGTACGGAGAGCGCGAGATTCTCTCAAAGCTGCCTGATTTATCGTTCGAGGTTTTCGGTTTTGATCGCCTTACCGACCCTGATAACGTTACAGAAGATGAGAAGGAACAGGCCCGCCTTGCGCTCAGCGCCTCCGCGTCGGCGATACAGAGCGGGAATTACGACCTCGTCATACTTGATGAGATCAACGTAGCATCCGCGTGGAAGCTGATCGACGTTCAGGACGTAGTCGATATAATCAGCGCTAAACCGCCCTCGGTCGAGGTCGTTTTGACCGGTCGCTATGCCGACAAGATGATAACCGACGCGGCGAACCTGGTCACGAATATGGATGAAGTTAAGCATCCGTATCGTCAAGGCATAAAAGCGAGAAAAGGAATAGAATACTAA
- a CDS encoding DUF6612 family protein — translation MKARFLAVIVLCVVSILGAVACSGGGVAPNGMTGGEILAASQTTTFNSARFSATVETGMMGESLAMQMSGAMDEANQAMYMTMTAPDIDYTMQMYITDGWLYMIDPDYSTSWIKTQLTEDIWEQQNPTAQQLELLEGFVEANYLAMQNIGGSNCYKIEVVPNWNAILGATDMDETEYYSTEQLVDMIKDTECMVWVEEASYYPVQLYFSMIMEMDILGEKYSVTMDMTMTFTDINQPVNITLPAAAASATEISYDDFMYGEW, via the coding sequence ATGAAGGCTAGATTTCTGGCAGTAATTGTCCTTTGCGTTGTGTCTATCCTGGGGGCGGTTGCCTGCAGCGGGGGAGGGGTGGCGCCCAACGGCATGACCGGCGGGGAGATACTGGCCGCGTCTCAAACCACAACGTTTAATTCCGCTCGCTTTAGCGCCACGGTTGAGACCGGCATGATGGGTGAGTCACTCGCAATGCAAATGTCCGGCGCTATGGATGAGGCTAATCAAGCAATGTATATGACCATGACGGCGCCCGATATTGATTACACCATGCAGATGTATATAACGGATGGCTGGTTATACATGATCGATCCCGACTATAGTACAAGTTGGATTAAGACGCAACTTACAGAGGATATATGGGAACAGCAGAATCCTACCGCTCAGCAGCTGGAGCTTTTAGAGGGGTTCGTAGAGGCTAACTATCTAGCTATGCAGAATATAGGCGGGTCCAACTGCTATAAGATAGAAGTTGTCCCAAACTGGAACGCCATATTGGGCGCGACCGATATGGATGAGACGGAATACTATAGTACCGAACAACTGGTCGACATGATCAAGGATACCGAATGTATGGTTTGGGTTGAGGAGGCCTCCTATTATCCTGTTCAGTTATATTTCAGCATGATCATGGAGATGGATATTCTGGGAGAGAAGTATTCAGTTACTATGGATATGACCATGACGTTCACCGATATCAACCAGCCTGTGAATATCACGCTTCCCGCAGCAGCCGCCAGTGCTACAGAAATCTCATATGATGACTTTATGTACGGTGAGTGGTAG
- a CDS encoding acyl-CoA carboxylase subunit beta: MGILEEYKQKRDKVLQMGGAKEIGKQHERGSWTARERIDYFFDPGTFTEIGLFVKHRTTAFGLDKKEFPAEGVIVGFGRVNGRIVMTAAEDYTTMAGTFGEYHGKKFSEAITMAKDMGVPFVGMNDSAGARLQEGMDTLQSYAWLFRSQILASGIIPQIALIMGPCIGGQAYHPVMQDFVFQNRRTGRMGIASPAFVKTQTGEEIDLDTLCGIEAHAIKSGETHVVAEDDQDCLDKTKALLDFLPSNNKMEERRKTYREPDDDPYREIPELNDMVPDDPLTAYDMHEIIYRIVDNGYFFEIFADFAPNVIVGFARFGGRPAGIVASQPSFAAGAIDCDAADKIARFVRFCDMFNIPLINLHDVPGYWIGSAEEWKGILRHGAKMIYSYIDATVPKITVIVRKSYAGAYTGMCCKDTGADFMFAWPGARVCIVGAETAASIIFAREIKEAANPEEMKAKRIGEYRKLFENPYCGAERGFIDDVIMPSDTRKIINKALDLLETKTVVRPPRKYSNINL; this comes from the coding sequence ATGGGAATCCTTGAAGAATACAAGCAGAAACGTGATAAGGTCCTGCAGATGGGTGGGGCCAAGGAAATAGGCAAGCAGCATGAACGGGGCAGCTGGACCGCTAGGGAAAGAATAGATTACTTCTTCGATCCGGGGACGTTCACCGAGATAGGATTATTCGTAAAGCATCGCACTACTGCTTTCGGGCTCGATAAGAAAGAGTTTCCCGCGGAGGGAGTGATAGTAGGATTCGGGCGCGTCAACGGCAGGATAGTGATGACCGCCGCCGAGGATTATACGACGATGGCCGGCACCTTCGGTGAATACCACGGCAAGAAGTTCTCTGAAGCTATCACCATGGCCAAGGACATGGGCGTGCCCTTCGTCGGCATGAACGACTCGGCAGGGGCCAGACTCCAGGAAGGAATGGACACGCTACAGAGCTATGCCTGGCTTTTCAGGTCTCAGATACTGGCCTCCGGCATCATTCCCCAGATAGCGCTGATAATGGGCCCCTGCATCGGCGGTCAGGCCTATCACCCCGTGATGCAGGACTTTGTCTTTCAGAACCGCAGGACGGGAAGGATGGGCATAGCCAGTCCGGCGTTCGTTAAGACGCAGACGGGAGAAGAGATAGACCTGGATACTCTGTGCGGCATAGAGGCTCACGCTATCAAGTCGGGTGAAACGCATGTGGTAGCTGAGGACGACCAGGACTGTCTGGATAAGACCAAGGCGCTTCTTGATTTCCTTCCGTCCAATAATAAAATGGAAGAGCGCCGCAAGACATACCGCGAGCCGGATGACGATCCTTACAGGGAGATACCGGAACTTAACGATATGGTCCCCGACGATCCTCTGACGGCCTACGATATGCATGAAATAATATACAGAATCGTAGATAACGGGTATTTCTTTGAGATATTCGCGGATTTTGCTCCTAACGTTATCGTGGGGTTTGCCAGGTTCGGCGGACGCCCCGCGGGCATAGTGGCCAGCCAGCCTTCCTTTGCCGCGGGGGCTATAGACTGCGACGCGGCGGATAAGATCGCCAGGTTCGTGCGGTTCTGCGATATGTTCAATATACCGCTTATAAACCTGCACGATGTCCCCGGCTATTGGATCGGTTCGGCCGAGGAGTGGAAGGGCATACTCAGGCACGGCGCGAAGATGATCTATTCCTACATCGACGCCACCGTGCCCAAGATCACCGTCATCGTGCGCAAGTCTTACGCGGGCGCTTACACCGGGATGTGCTGTAAGGATACGGGGGCCGATTTCATGTTCGCCTGGCCGGGAGCGAGGGTCTGCATAGTTGGCGCCGAGACGGCGGCCAGCATCATCTTCGCCAGAGAGATAAAAGAGGCGGCTAATCCTGAGGAGATGAAGGCCAAGCGCATCGGCGAGTACCGCAAGCTCTTCGAGAATCCCTACTGCGGCGCTGAAAGAGGGTTCATTGATGACGTCATCATGCCCAGCGATACCAGGAAGATAATAAACAAGGCGCTGGACCTTCTGGAGACAAAGACGGTTGTCAGGCCGCCGAGAAAATATTCCAACATCAACCTGTAA
- a CDS encoding acyl-CoA dehydrogenase family protein: MDFKFTEEQEKLRKEVRSFLDDELKKGTFTTHCDAWMGGYSKEFSRKMGEKGWIGYCWPKEHHGQGKSYIDRLVITEELVRYGAPAASHWFADRQMGPSILKHGTKEQQDFFLPRIVKGELCFGIGMSEPEAGCDLASLRTKAVLDGDYYVINGQKVWTSGAQHIDYIYLVARTDQEAPKHKGISEFIIDMKIPGIDVRPLIDMTGGHHYNEVFFDNVRIPKTTLVGGLNKGFYQIAQQLDYERSGVERLMTNYPLLEDIVKYVKETDYHGQPLSKSVLARQSVADLFITFEAGRLLTYRVAWVLDQGKIPSTEAALAKAFSTSFEQQLAHTATQIPGLYGTLRQGSKGVPAAFRESPAESCIFSPAYTIQGGTNEILRNIIAGRGLGLPS; encoded by the coding sequence ATGGATTTCAAGTTCACGGAAGAACAGGAAAAACTGAGAAAAGAAGTACGCTCGTTTCTTGATGACGAGTTGAAGAAGGGCACCTTTACAACGCATTGCGATGCCTGGATGGGGGGCTATTCAAAAGAGTTCTCCAGGAAGATGGGGGAGAAAGGCTGGATAGGATACTGCTGGCCCAAGGAACATCACGGACAGGGCAAGAGCTATATCGACAGACTTGTCATAACTGAAGAGCTCGTTCGGTACGGCGCGCCGGCGGCGTCGCACTGGTTCGCCGATCGGCAGATGGGCCCGTCGATACTTAAACACGGCACCAAGGAGCAGCAGGACTTTTTCCTGCCGCGTATAGTTAAAGGCGAGCTGTGCTTCGGCATCGGCATGAGCGAACCGGAGGCCGGATGCGACCTGGCGTCGCTGAGGACGAAGGCAGTGCTCGATGGCGATTACTATGTGATCAACGGGCAAAAGGTCTGGACCAGCGGCGCGCAGCACATCGATTATATCTACCTGGTGGCGCGGACGGATCAGGAGGCGCCCAAGCATAAGGGCATCAGCGAGTTCATCATCGATATGAAGATCCCGGGCATCGATGTGCGGCCTCTTATCGACATGACCGGCGGACATCACTATAATGAGGTCTTTTTCGACAATGTTCGTATACCTAAGACCACCCTGGTCGGCGGCTTGAATAAGGGCTTCTATCAAATCGCTCAGCAGCTCGACTATGAGCGCAGCGGGGTGGAACGCCTGATGACCAATTATCCTCTGCTTGAGGATATCGTGAAATATGTAAAAGAGACCGATTACCACGGGCAGCCTTTGTCGAAAAGCGTTCTGGCCAGGCAGAGCGTGGCCGATTTGTTCATAACCTTCGAGGCGGGGCGGCTGCTGACCTACCGCGTGGCCTGGGTTCTTGATCAGGGCAAAATTCCAAGCACCGAGGCGGCGCTGGCAAAGGCCTTCTCGACATCGTTCGAGCAGCAATTGGCGCATACGGCCACGCAGATACCGGGACTGTACGGCACGCTGAGACAGGGATCAAAGGGCGTTCCGGCAGCCTTCCGTGAAAGTCCGGCGGAATCCTGTATCTTCTCGCCGGCCTATACGATCCAGGGCGGCACCAACGAGATATTGCGCAACATCATCGCGGGCAGGGGACTGGGACTGCCGTCGTAG
- the hisA gene encoding 1-(5-phosphoribosyl)-5-[(5-phosphoribosylamino)methylideneamino]imidazole-4-carboxamide isomerase, with translation MEIIPAIDLRGGKCVRLYQGDYKQETVFSEDPVDTAKHWLSLGAKRIHVVDLDGAAKGEICHFDAISSIASAVNIPVEVGGGIRTIESIEKLLGAGVGRVILGTAAIENRDTVKEACRRFGERIVAGVDARDGYVATRGWLESSKVTAVDLIRDMQSVGIGRVIYTDIARDGTLTEPNFAAIKELMTKVDVKIIAAGGISSIEHLSKLAALGVEGAIVGRAIYTGHIDLKKALEAISGS, from the coding sequence ATGGAGATAATACCGGCAATAGACCTGAGGGGCGGCAAATGCGTGCGCCTCTATCAGGGCGATTACAAACAGGAGACAGTCTTTTCCGAAGACCCCGTCGATACCGCCAAACACTGGCTTTCGCTGGGGGCGAAGCGAATACATGTCGTTGACCTGGACGGAGCGGCAAAGGGCGAGATATGCCACTTCGATGCGATATCGTCCATAGCCAGCGCTGTTAACATCCCGGTCGAGGTCGGCGGCGGCATAAGGACCATAGAGTCGATCGAGAAATTGCTTGGAGCCGGTGTCGGACGGGTGATACTTGGCACGGCGGCCATCGAGAACCGGGACACGGTAAAAGAAGCCTGCCGGCGGTTCGGGGAGCGTATTGTCGCAGGAGTGGACGCCCGCGACGGATATGTGGCGACGCGCGGCTGGCTCGAGAGCAGTAAGGTAACGGCGGTCGATTTGATCAGGGACATGCAATCCGTCGGCATCGGCCGTGTGATATATACCGACATTGCCCGCGACGGCACTCTTACCGAGCCGAACTTCGCCGCTATAAAGGAACTGATGACGAAGGTCGATGTTAAAATCATCGCGGCCGGCGGCATAAGCTCAATCGAGCATCTTAGTAAGCTGGCCGCTCTCGGCGTCGAGGGTGCGATTGTGGGGCGCGCCATATATACCGGGCACATCGATTTAAAGAAGGCGCTGGAAGCCATCAGCGGCAGCTAA
- the rpmE gene encoding 50S ribosomal protein L31 translates to MKKDIHPKYVECEVSCSCGNKFQTVSLKPTIRVDLCNRCHPFFTGEQRIVDTAGRVERFQKRYGKKK, encoded by the coding sequence ATGAAGAAGGATATACATCCCAAGTACGTGGAGTGCGAGGTCTCATGCTCCTGCGGCAATAAATTCCAGACCGTATCGCTGAAACCCACGATAAGGGTAGACCTGTGCAACAGGTGCCACCCGTTCTTTACGGGCGAGCAGAGGATCGTGGACACGGCGGGACGCGTGGAGCGGTTCCAGAAGCGCTACGGTAAAAAGAAATAG
- the rpmA gene encoding 50S ribosomal protein L27 yields the protein MAHKKGGGSTRLGRDSKGQRLGVKRYGGEKIQAGTIIVRQRGTRIRPGVNVGLGRDHTIYAKIDGYVKFEPFARHQRKVSVYNS from the coding sequence ATGGCACATAAGAAAGGCGGAGGAAGCACCAGGCTGGGCCGTGACAGTAAAGGCCAGCGGCTGGGCGTAAAACGGTACGGCGGAGAGAAGATACAGGCCGGCACTATCATCGTGCGCCAGAGGGGCACCCGCATTCGGCCCGGCGTTAACGTGGGCTTGGGCCGGGATCACACCATTTACGCCAAGATAGACGGCTACGTGAAGTTCGAGCCGTTCGCGAGACACCAGAGAAAGGTCAGCGTTTACAACTCATGA
- the rplU gene encoding 50S ribosomal protein L21 has protein sequence MYAIVESGGKQYRVAPGDVIEVDRLDTKEGGAIELDRVLLVAEGKKVKVGTPVVEGARVTADVVNEFKDKKITVFKYKSKTRYRRKKGHRQIYTKIAIKEILS, from the coding sequence ATATACGCCATAGTCGAGAGCGGGGGCAAGCAATATAGGGTGGCGCCCGGCGATGTCATCGAAGTCGACCGTCTTGACACTAAAGAAGGCGGCGCTATCGAGCTGGACCGCGTGCTGCTCGTAGCCGAAGGCAAGAAGGTCAAGGTGGGCACGCCCGTGGTGGAGGGCGCCAGGGTTACAGCGGATGTTGTGAATGAGTTCAAGGACAAGAAGATAACGGTCTTCAAGTACAAGAGCAAGACGCGCTACCGCAGGAAGAAAGGGCACCGCCAGATATACACCAAGATAGCTATCAAGGAAATATTATCATAG